GCAGCTGAGCATCTCTTCTTATTATATCCGGCTTACCTGGCGCCACAGCTTTGCCCTCATTTTACCACAGCCGCTGATGAAATTCCTTCCGTTCCCATCTCCACCTACCCTCTATTTCTGCTTATGATAGCCGCGCTCCCCGTAAGGAGACAGCTGCTCCAGCCATTTACTCTCCATGTCCGGCAGCATCTTGCGGTACTTCTTCAGCTCTTGCACATCTGCCACGAAATCCTCCTCCGGCTTAATCTGCTCCAGCACCTCGAAGCGGAAGCCCGCTTCACCGCGATCATTCCAGTCTTCCTGCAGCGCCTTGTTGTCATGGCCTTTGATATCCAGCATGAACTTATGCTTATTCCAGACCCCGTCCAGATTCAGGCTGCTTCCCACATACATTTTGTCATTGCCGGTGTTCACAATCCGGTATACCCCCATCGGCCTGTGCGAGTGTGCGTAATTATATCCCAGTTCCTTGCGTCTCGTTTTATCCGTCATTTCTTCTCTCCCCTTCTTCTCTCCGTTATAATTTCACCCAGTAGCTGCTTCCGTCTTCTTCACGGTCCAGCAGCCCGTAATCGATCAGATACCGCCGGAGCGTCACGTAATCGGGGTAAGCCGCTTCGAGCACCGCATTGATTTCCTTCTCACTGTACCTGCGCCCGGTCTCAAAACGCTGCAGCAAATGGCGCAGAATTGCCGCCTTCCGCTTCTGCCGCTTAGGAAACTCCGACAATGGGCCGTCGGGCCCTTGTTTGAAATAGGTGCCCAGAATCTCGGCGTTCTCCTGCTCGGTAATCGCGAACCGTTCATCGAGCATCACAGCCGTGCGCGGAATACTCACAAAAGGCGATGAAGCTCCCGGCTTCTCCTCAGCCAGCTCCATAACCGCCAAAAACAGCTTGGCCTGCTTCACCTTCTCGCGAAGTGTGAACCGGTGGTTACGTACCGTAGAGGTGCTGCCGATTCCCAGCGCCTTGGCTGCTTCTGCATCGCTAAGACTTTGGCGGAAGGCCTGGAGCAGTCCCTTTTGCAATTCGGTTAACCCGCTCAGCTTCTTGTCCAGCGTCAGCAGCCAATTGAACATCCCGCCATGAACCCTGTCCACATGCAGAGCGGCGAACTTCTCCGCTTCGTAATACTGCCCGCCATCCTGATAGATCAAGCCCTTCTCAAAGGCAGCACCGCAGACCAGACAATGATACTTTTCCGTCCGCTCTTCCGTCTCCACATTATAGCCCTGCTTCAATTCTGCAATGGACGCATTCCAGAACTTCTCTGATATCCGCACCGCCTCATTCTCTTCTGTCAACTGGACCACCACACCCTTTGTTTACTTTAATATAGACATATTATCATTTCGTTTGTTATTTTACAACCATCTAATTAGATTGTTTATGGCAAAAGAAAAACACCGCCAATCATGGCAGTGTCTCATAGCAGAAACGGGCGGCAGAATATGCCTAAGACAGCAGCGACTCCGCACCGTCAATCACAATCTGCGAGCCGGTAATATGAATGGATTCATCCGAGGCCAGGAAGGCGACCAGATCGGCGACATTCTCCGGCTTGCCCGGTCCGTCTGCCAGCGGCTGTGCTCCTTCAGGGAATTCAATTGGAATGACAATGGACTCTACATCATC
The sequence above is a segment of the Paenibacillus sp. FSL R7-0204 genome. Coding sequences within it:
- a CDS encoding GIY-YIG nuclease family protein, with the translated sequence MTDKTRRKELGYNYAHSHRPMGVYRIVNTGNDKMYVGSSLNLDGVWNKHKFMLDIKGHDNKALQEDWNDRGEAGFRFEVLEQIKPEEDFVADVQELKKYRKMLPDMESKWLEQLSPYGERGYHKQK
- a CDS encoding DUF2087 domain-containing protein, which encodes MTEENEAVRISEKFWNASIAELKQGYNVETEERTEKYHCLVCGAAFEKGLIYQDGGQYYEAEKFAALHVDRVHGGMFNWLLTLDKKLSGLTELQKGLLQAFRQSLSDAEAAKALGIGSTSTVRNHRFTLREKVKQAKLFLAVMELAEEKPGASSPFVSIPRTAVMLDERFAITEQENAEILGTYFKQGPDGPLSEFPKRQKRKAAILRHLLQRFETGRRYSEKEINAVLEAAYPDYVTLRRYLIDYGLLDREEDGSSYWVKL